The proteins below come from a single Caenibius sp. WL genomic window:
- a CDS encoding DUF1214 domain-containing protein — protein MVQAKGIVTAAAGALALGMAGLVGGVGQAAAPVPAAQDAASTLAIPYQLESERKVLRVLESAPMRAEIARVEALYAADPQGKTAVGKATIRRAAHSIAVAATQYAVGEDTDRPGAFWTVNAPHDWFGLKVPRSGYGIDNPDNVYRNIMVDAAARYEIHGRIKQPAPAELHFEMRDAIPGTTVMAAEGGKQLSTLRSDQIVMDSEGRFTITVDNQPANGRTNHLQTPEQGKYLIIVRDLFTDWATQNPVALDVRRVGGPPVAPPPDEAALARRAAELLAKIAPFWVQYDNTFIYSRPANTLGQARVRPGGRGMSGSGHFALKPDEAWVITLDPLGAVSLGVQLSDPWGVAYEYAARTSSLNSRQARPNADGTYTLVVSQRDPGVYNWLDPENQPAGMLAIRWQSLPAGARPENAIREGKVVPLAKLKQALPQETVFVTPAQRKSQQAERLASYQRRLTQ, from the coding sequence ATGGTACAAGCGAAAGGGATCGTCACGGCGGCGGCAGGGGCGCTGGCGCTCGGCATGGCGGGGCTGGTCGGCGGTGTGGGACAAGCCGCAGCGCCCGTTCCCGCGGCGCAGGATGCGGCATCGACACTGGCCATTCCTTATCAGCTTGAAAGCGAACGCAAGGTCCTGCGCGTTCTGGAAAGCGCGCCGATGCGCGCTGAAATCGCCCGGGTCGAAGCGCTCTATGCCGCCGATCCGCAAGGAAAAACGGCTGTGGGCAAGGCCACGATCCGCCGTGCCGCCCATTCGATCGCCGTGGCCGCCACGCAATATGCCGTGGGTGAGGATACGGACCGTCCGGGGGCGTTCTGGACGGTGAACGCGCCGCACGACTGGTTCGGCCTGAAAGTGCCGCGTTCCGGCTATGGCATCGACAATCCTGACAATGTCTATCGCAATATCATGGTGGATGCGGCGGCGCGGTATGAAATCCATGGGCGGATCAAGCAGCCCGCCCCGGCGGAACTCCATTTCGAAATGCGCGACGCCATCCCCGGCACCACTGTCATGGCGGCGGAAGGGGGCAAGCAGCTTTCCACGCTGCGCAGCGACCAGATCGTGATGGATAGCGAGGGGCGCTTCACGATCACGGTCGACAACCAGCCCGCCAACGGGCGCACGAACCACCTGCAGACGCCGGAACAGGGCAAATATCTGATTATCGTGCGCGATCTGTTCACCGATTGGGCGACACAGAACCCGGTGGCGCTGGACGTGCGGCGCGTGGGCGGGCCGCCGGTCGCGCCGCCCCCCGATGAAGCGGCGCTGGCCCGGCGCGCGGCGGAGCTGCTGGCGAAGATCGCGCCGTTCTGGGTGCAGTACGACAACACGTTCATCTATTCTCGTCCGGCGAACACGCTGGGGCAGGCGCGCGTGCGGCCCGGCGGGCGCGGTATGTCGGGCAGCGGGCATTTCGCGCTCAAACCGGATGAGGCCTGGGTCATCACGCTCGATCCGCTGGGTGCGGTTTCGCTGGGTGTGCAACTGAGCGATCCGTGGGGCGTGGCCTATGAATATGCGGCGCGCACCAGCAGCCTCAACAGCAGGCAGGCCAGGCCCAATGCGGACGGGACCTATACGTTGGTGGTCTCGCAGCGCGATCCCGGCGTGTACAACTGGCTCGATCCCGAAAATCAGCCCGCCGGTATGCTGGCGATCCGCTGGCAATCGCTGCCCGCAGGGGCCAGGCCCGAAAACGCCATTCGCGAAGGGAAAGTCGTGCCGCTGGCGAAATTGAAGCAGGCGCTGCCGCAGGAGACGGTGTTCGTTACCCCCGCGCAGCGGAAAAGCCAGCAGGCGGAGCGGCTGGCGAGCTATCAGCGCCGGTTGACGCAGTAA
- a CDS encoding TetR/AcrR family transcriptional regulator yields MDTDSDIATAQRKVTKGELTRRNILKAAEASFAELGYDAARLETIASDVGIKQAAIFYYFPSKRHLFDELALDIHGSLVSLTQTRLSGVEDAWERLMLLVETWLDFMVARPTAARIILRNCATPVADGEPAEAYATDALQLLRGIIRDGIAVGRFAEVNAMYLVNLLSGSILHYVCNPEQLGSERPYRPEDPTEIAIFKNVLRKTARAVLDVR; encoded by the coding sequence ATGGACACGGACAGCGATATCGCCACCGCCCAGCGCAAAGTCACCAAAGGGGAACTGACGCGCCGCAACATCCTCAAGGCCGCCGAGGCGAGCTTTGCGGAACTGGGGTACGACGCCGCGCGGCTTGAAACCATCGCCAGCGACGTGGGCATCAAGCAGGCCGCGATCTTCTATTATTTCCCCAGCAAGCGGCACCTCTTCGACGAACTGGCGCTGGATATCCACGGCAGTCTCGTCAGCCTGACCCAGACCCGGCTTTCCGGCGTGGAAGACGCGTGGGAACGGCTTATGCTGCTGGTCGAAACGTGGCTCGATTTCATGGTGGCCCGGCCCACCGCCGCCCGCATTATCCTGCGCAATTGCGCCACCCCGGTGGCGGATGGGGAACCGGCGGAAGCCTACGCCACCGACGCCCTGCAATTGCTGCGCGGGATCATCCGCGACGGGATCGCCGTCGGCCGCTTCGCCGAAGTCAACGCGATGTATCTCGTCAATCTGCTCAGCGGCAGCATTCTGCACTACGTCTGCAATCCCGAGCAACTGGGCAGCGAACGCCCCTACCGGCCCGAAGATCCGACCGAGATCGCCATTTTCAAGAACGTGTTGCGCAAGACGGCGCGCGCCGTGCTCGACGTGCGCTGA
- a CDS encoding cytochrome P450 → MASRAGTGPQCPFAQEDARKTARIAQRGGLVRDPVRITEFADARAVLRSGEAEQAGFLSDLARRYSRMKQPILFLSGEEHRRQRKATARFFAPKVVTGRYRDLIRAETERLIARLRRNGSAALDALSLDLAVTVAAEIVGLTESDPVAMAGRLETITGGGDRPRWAIMKLVMMMRRQWQVRHFLREDVRPAIAARKAAPRDDVISHLIAEGYNDQEILVECLTYGAAGMITTREFITMAGWRMMEEPALRARFMAADDADRIVLLEEILRVEPVVGMIYRRLPGREGVLGIDVRAANADESVAGACPYAVDPERGIEAKYGHAVMAFGDGEHRCPGAQVAMHETAIFLEALFKVPGLRLERAPDVGWNALITGYELRGALLTCDRAD, encoded by the coding sequence ATGGCTAGCCGCGCCGGAACAGGGCCACAATGCCCGTTTGCGCAGGAAGATGCCCGCAAGACCGCGCGAATCGCGCAGCGCGGCGGATTGGTGCGCGATCCGGTGAGGATCACCGAATTTGCCGATGCCCGCGCGGTGTTGCGCTCGGGCGAAGCGGAGCAGGCCGGTTTCCTGTCCGATCTTGCCCGCCGCTACAGCCGGATGAAGCAGCCGATCCTGTTTCTCTCGGGCGAAGAGCATCGGCGCCAGCGCAAGGCTACCGCGCGGTTCTTCGCGCCCAAAGTGGTGACCGGCCGCTATCGCGATCTGATCCGCGCGGAGACGGAACGGTTGATCGCCCGCCTGCGCCGCAACGGTTCGGCCGCACTCGATGCGCTGTCGCTCGATCTGGCGGTGACGGTGGCGGCGGAAATCGTCGGTCTGACGGAAAGCGATCCCGTCGCCATGGCGGGGCGGCTGGAAACGATCACCGGCGGTGGCGACCGGCCGCGTTGGGCGATCATGAAACTGGTGATGATGATGCGCCGCCAGTGGCAGGTGCGCCATTTCCTGCGCGAGGATGTGCGACCCGCCATCGCCGCGCGCAAAGCGGCCCCGCGCGACGATGTGATTTCCCACCTGATCGCCGAAGGCTACAACGATCAGGAAATCCTCGTCGAATGCCTCACGTATGGCGCGGCTGGGATGATCACCACGCGCGAATTCATCACCATGGCCGGCTGGCGGATGATGGAAGAGCCGGCCTTGCGGGCGCGGTTCATGGCCGCGGACGATGCGGACAGGATCGTGCTGCTGGAGGAAATCCTCCGGGTGGAGCCGGTGGTCGGGATGATCTATCGGCGGCTGCCCGGGCGGGAAGGCGTGCTGGGCATCGATGTGCGGGCTGCCAATGCGGATGAAAGCGTGGCCGGGGCGTGCCCCTACGCGGTCGATCCGGAGCGCGGCATCGAAGCGAAATACGGCCATGCGGTCATGGCGTTCGGCGATGGGGAGCATCGCTGCCCCGGAGCACAGGTGGCGATGCATGAGACAGCGATTTTCCTGGAAGCGCTGTTCAAGGTTCCGGGGTTGCGGCTCGAACGGGCGCCTGATGTGGGCTGGAATGCGCTGATCACCGGCTACGAATTGCGGGGCGCGCTGCTGACCTGCGACAGGGCGGACTGA
- a CDS encoding TetR/AcrR family transcriptional regulator, whose protein sequence is MDHKSSKPAQRSRDNDARVVRTRAALHHALLILAERMPFADITVRAIAELAGIGYATFFRHYPDKQSLLAAIAAELVDELVAEMGVSAITDPELGGRKLAQFVEERRGICHALLVGAGNEIRRAITGRAIEAARAQALPHPAGFPEELIVSHTVAASLTLMAWWLEHPGAMDRDRLAEALNRLALAPTAALRTGAPPSAARSDQ, encoded by the coding sequence ATGGATCATAAATCCTCCAAACCCGCCCAAAGATCAAGAGACAATGATGCACGGGTGGTCCGCACGCGGGCGGCGCTGCATCATGCGTTGCTGATTCTGGCCGAGCGCATGCCTTTCGCCGACATCACCGTGCGGGCCATCGCGGAACTGGCGGGAATCGGCTATGCCACATTCTTCCGGCACTATCCGGACAAGCAGAGCCTGCTGGCCGCCATCGCCGCCGAACTGGTCGATGAACTGGTTGCGGAAATGGGCGTGTCGGCGATCACCGACCCGGAACTGGGCGGCAGGAAACTGGCGCAATTCGTGGAGGAACGGCGCGGCATCTGCCATGCCCTGCTGGTGGGGGCAGGCAACGAAATCCGCCGCGCCATCACCGGGCGCGCAATCGAGGCCGCCCGGGCACAGGCCCTGCCCCACCCCGCCGGGTTCCCCGAAGAACTGATCGTCAGCCACACCGTCGCGGCTTCGCTGACACTGATGGCCTGGTGGTTGGAACACCCCGGCGCCATGGATCGCGACCGGCTGGCCGAAGCGCTCAATCGCCTCGCTCTCGCGCCCACCGCCGCCCTGCGCACGGGGGCGCCGCCGTCAGCGGCCCGATCAGACCAGTAG
- the mdoH gene encoding glucans biosynthesis glucosyltransferase MdoH yields the protein MSTQHHSASPPDAPRRLPDEAPLEMSVQRLEGNPPGSIEVTTAPRDLLAKRMLLIVATALLGMAGSTAQRLALSNDGLDWLEILFLMLFVPLLSWIAFGFVSSCIGFLMLMSGRHPGFTAITGLPQTVTRRTAVLMPVYNEDVSAVFARVEAMAASIGKAGMADLVDFFVLSDSRPDHGDEELAAWDRVARAAPIPVYYRRREQNIARKPGNIAEWLQRFGAAYEYMVILDADSLMSGDSILGLTSIMEQRPSIGLLQTVPMMINAQTLFQRWQQFAGYAYSPIASAGLLWWSGAEANFWGHNAIVRVRAFAESCGLPELGGRPPFGGHILSHDMVESALLRRRGWAVHMVMIQGSYEEFPPTIVDFAIRDRRWMQGNLQHLRLLAAPGLHWASRLHLLIGASAFLTSPAWLLLIVISIVQACIGTPQPVAEMTPPGVLWLTIALLFGAKILGVIWILTDRERRRAFGGTRTVLKSVAAEVPLAMLMAPVTMVNQTRALVGMLVGKESGWQTQAREAKELRVRDVLPSLKEHIALGLIFAAVALIDPITAAWLSPLTIGLLTAPWLVARTASTRGARRSSQRSLFRVPEPTITDAGREKRLLLV from the coding sequence ATGAGCACACAGCACCATTCCGCCAGCCCTCCGGATGCGCCGCGCCGGTTGCCCGACGAGGCACCGCTGGAAATGAGCGTGCAGCGGCTGGAAGGCAATCCGCCCGGTTCGATCGAAGTCACCACCGCCCCGCGCGATCTGCTGGCCAAGCGGATGTTGCTGATCGTGGCGACGGCATTGCTGGGCATGGCCGGGTCCACGGCGCAGCGGCTTGCGCTGTCGAACGACGGTCTCGACTGGCTCGAAATTCTGTTTCTGATGCTGTTCGTGCCGCTGCTGAGCTGGATCGCGTTCGGCTTCGTCAGTTCGTGTATCGGCTTTCTGATGCTGATGAGCGGGAGGCATCCCGGCTTCACCGCTATCACCGGACTGCCGCAGACCGTCACCCGCCGCACGGCCGTGCTGATGCCGGTCTATAATGAGGATGTCTCGGCGGTGTTCGCGCGGGTGGAGGCGATGGCCGCGTCCATCGGCAAGGCCGGGATGGCGGATCTGGTCGATTTCTTCGTGCTCAGCGATTCCCGCCCCGACCATGGGGATGAAGAGCTGGCGGCATGGGACAGGGTGGCGCGGGCCGCGCCGATCCCGGTCTATTACCGACGGCGCGAACAGAACATCGCCCGCAAGCCGGGCAACATCGCCGAATGGCTGCAACGGTTCGGCGCGGCGTACGAATATATGGTCATTCTCGATGCCGACAGTCTGATGAGCGGGGATTCGATCCTCGGTCTCACGTCGATCATGGAACAGCGCCCGTCCATCGGTCTGTTGCAGACGGTGCCGATGATGATCAACGCGCAGACACTGTTCCAGCGCTGGCAGCAGTTCGCCGGTTACGCCTATAGCCCGATCGCTTCGGCCGGGTTGCTGTGGTGGTCGGGGGCGGAAGCCAATTTCTGGGGGCACAACGCGATCGTGCGCGTGCGTGCTTTCGCCGAAAGCTGCGGTCTGCCCGAACTGGGCGGCAGGCCCCCGTTCGGCGGCCATATCCTGAGCCACGACATGGTCGAATCCGCGCTGCTGCGCCGCCGTGGCTGGGCAGTGCACATGGTCATGATCCAAGGCAGTTACGAGGAATTTCCGCCGACCATCGTCGATTTCGCGATTCGCGACCGGCGCTGGATGCAGGGCAATCTGCAGCACTTGCGCCTTCTGGCGGCGCCGGGCCTGCACTGGGCCAGCCGCCTGCATCTGCTGATCGGGGCCTCGGCCTTCCTGACATCGCCTGCATGGCTGCTGCTGATCGTGATCAGCATCGTGCAGGCTTGTATCGGCACCCCGCAGCCGGTGGCGGAGATGACGCCGCCGGGGGTGTTGTGGCTGACTATCGCGCTGCTGTTCGGGGCGAAGATACTGGGGGTGATCTGGATTCTCACCGACCGCGAACGGCGGCGTGCGTTCGGCGGCACGCGCACCGTGCTGAAAAGCGTGGCGGCGGAAGTGCCGCTGGCGATGCTGATGGCACCGGTGACGATGGTCAACCAGACACGGGCGCTGGTGGGCATGCTGGTGGGCAAGGAATCCGGGTGGCAGACGCAGGCGCGCGAGGCCAAGGAACTGCGCGTGCGTGACGTGCTACCCAGTCTCAAGGAACATATCGCGCTGGGGCTGATCTTCGCGGCGGTCGCGCTGATCGATCCGATCACCGCCGCATGGCTTTCCCCGCTGACTATCGGCCTGCTGACCGCGCCATGGCTGGTGGCGCGCACGGCCAGCACCCGGGGCGCGCGGCGGTCTTCGCAGCGCAGCCTGTTTCGTGTGCCGGAGCCGACGATCACCGACGCGGGGCGGGAAAAGCGGCTGCTACTGGTCTGA
- a CDS encoding glucan biosynthesis protein codes for MSRRAACGLLASVAALAPFAPVLGAAPGQLGPARAFSWDWLKRQARALAARPYRAPAKSTNAAADYDASVKLTYGEAGRIAGNVRLFPTTRLVAEHAVTIHIVENGRARAIMDTAGLFVGDGKADPAGFRIMEEGAQTDWLAFLGGTYFRSSGALGQYGLSARAIAVDIGLSHAEEFPAFTQFWIEQLGGNHYRIHALLDGPSLAGAFAIDSRLHEGGVDQQARLALFMRRDIARLGIAPITSMFWYDQTADGRPTDWRPEIHDSDGLLVAMANGERIWRPLINPQRAQVNAFQAQGVRGFGLLQRDRRFVSYQDDGAFYDKRPNLWIEPEGDWGPGSVMLYEMPTDSETVDNIGAFWVGDRPVRKGQAWEGAYRLRWIGGEPDGSVIARMVDGFIGPAGIPGLPPVAGAHKYVFDFRGESLAGLTRESGVTIVTDLPDEAIIRSAAYPVVGQDKLWRAMLDVKEDKTRQSEFRISLARANDALTETVIQPVNR; via the coding sequence ATGTCCCGGCGGGCGGCCTGCGGTCTGCTCGCTTCGGTGGCGGCTTTGGCGCCTTTCGCCCCGGTTCTGGGCGCGGCCCCGGGCCAGTTGGGCCCTGCGCGTGCGTTCTCGTGGGATTGGCTGAAACGCCAGGCACGCGCCCTTGCCGCCCGGCCCTATCGCGCGCCTGCCAAATCCACCAACGCGGCGGCGGATTACGATGCATCGGTGAAGCTGACTTACGGCGAAGCGGGCCGCATCGCCGGGAATGTCCGCCTGTTTCCGACCACCCGGCTGGTGGCGGAACATGCTGTCACCATCCATATCGTGGAAAATGGCAGGGCGCGGGCGATCATGGATACCGCGGGCCTGTTCGTGGGCGATGGCAAGGCCGACCCCGCAGGTTTCCGCATCATGGAGGAAGGCGCGCAGACCGACTGGCTGGCTTTCCTGGGTGGAACCTATTTCCGTTCGTCGGGCGCGCTGGGCCAGTATGGCCTGTCCGCCCGTGCCATCGCGGTCGATATCGGCCTGTCGCATGCGGAGGAATTCCCCGCTTTCACGCAGTTCTGGATCGAGCAGCTGGGCGGAAACCATTATCGTATCCATGCCCTGCTGGACGGGCCGAGCTTGGCTGGCGCGTTCGCGATCGACAGCCGCCTGCACGAAGGTGGGGTCGATCAGCAGGCCCGGCTGGCGCTGTTCATGCGGCGCGACATCGCCCGGCTGGGTATCGCGCCGATCACCAGCATGTTCTGGTACGATCAGACCGCCGACGGGCGGCCGACCGACTGGCGCCCCGAAATCCACGATTCCGATGGCCTGCTCGTCGCCATGGCCAATGGCGAACGGATCTGGCGGCCGCTGATCAATCCGCAGCGCGCGCAAGTGAACGCTTTTCAGGCGCAGGGCGTTCGCGGTTTCGGCCTGTTGCAGCGCGACCGCAGGTTCGTCAGCTATCAGGATGATGGCGCGTTTTACGACAAGCGGCCCAATCTCTGGATCGAACCCGAAGGGGACTGGGGGCCGGGCTCGGTCATGCTGTACGAAATGCCCACCGACAGCGAAACGGTGGACAATATCGGTGCGTTCTGGGTTGGCGACCGGCCCGTGCGCAAGGGGCAGGCGTGGGAAGGGGCTTATCGCCTGCGCTGGATAGGGGGCGAACCCGATGGTTCGGTGATTGCCCGGATGGTCGACGGGTTCATCGGTCCGGCGGGGATTCCCGGTCTGCCGCCGGTGGCGGGAGCGCACAAGTATGTGTTCGATTTCCGGGGCGAAAGCCTGGCCGGATTGACACGGGAAAGCGGCGTAACCATCGTTACCGATCTGCCGGATGAAGCGATCATCCGTTCCGCCGCCTATCCGGTGGTGGGCCAGGACAAGCTCTGGCGGGCCATGCTGGATGTGAAGGAGGACAAGACCCGCCAATCCGAATTCCGCATCTCTCTCGCCCGGGCGAACGATGCGTTGACGGAAACGGTGATACAGCCGGTCAACCGATGA
- a CDS encoding efflux RND transporter periplasmic adaptor subunit, with translation MSKPAGHTPLDDLISGRPASTRQRRIIWIVVFMALIALAVLTVRFLVGHDTSYISQPAVRGNLEPRLSIGGVLYPTRETDVGMPFAGTIAEVYVREGTKVAAGQQLARIDPADARLAMAETQAGVQSARAAIESASAVRDQAAARLARIEDVYRRSGGRVPSRRELEEARATARAGNAELDSAKAHLQEAEARLAEAQRHIVRSVIRAPISGYVLVNNARPGALETDANAPLFTLSPDINRMRIDVLVPQAMIGDIKRGARARVTVSSLPDERFEAWVTDIASTATGAPPAFRVTLTVANREGMLRRGMRASVDIRLPPRRDVLLIPNAAFHFEPATKRAPSERNDGRETIYVLNDEGGIVPVAVSAGSTDGTRTEVHSDGLKAGDPVVVGWRGSSAGDRDPAE, from the coding sequence ATGAGTAAACCGGCGGGGCATACGCCGCTCGACGATCTCATCTCGGGCAGGCCGGCCAGCACCCGGCAGCGCCGGATCATCTGGATCGTGGTGTTCATGGCGCTGATCGCGCTGGCGGTGCTGACTGTGCGTTTCCTGGTCGGGCACGACACGTCCTATATTTCGCAGCCCGCGGTGCGCGGCAATCTCGAACCGCGCCTGTCCATCGGCGGCGTGCTCTACCCGACGCGCGAAACCGATGTCGGCATGCCGTTTGCGGGCACGATTGCCGAAGTCTATGTGCGGGAAGGGACGAAAGTCGCCGCCGGGCAACAGCTTGCGCGGATCGATCCCGCCGATGCCCGTCTGGCCATGGCGGAAACGCAGGCCGGGGTGCAAAGCGCCCGGGCCGCGATCGAAAGCGCATCGGCGGTGCGCGATCAGGCGGCGGCACGTCTTGCCCGGATCGAGGATGTCTATCGCCGATCGGGCGGACGGGTGCCTTCCCGCCGCGAACTCGAAGAAGCGCGGGCCACCGCGCGGGCGGGCAATGCCGAACTCGATTCCGCCAAGGCCCATCTGCAGGAAGCCGAAGCGCGGCTGGCCGAAGCGCAGCGGCACATCGTCCGCAGCGTGATCCGCGCTCCGATCAGCGGCTATGTGCTGGTCAACAACGCCCGCCCCGGCGCGCTGGAAACCGATGCCAACGCCCCGCTGTTCACGCTGTCGCCCGATATCAACCGGATGCGGATCGACGTGCTCGTGCCGCAGGCGATGATCGGCGATATCAAGCGCGGCGCGCGGGCGCGGGTGACGGTCAGTTCGCTTCCGGATGAGCGGTTCGAAGCCTGGGTTACGGATATTGCCAGCACCGCCACAGGGGCGCCCCCGGCTTTCCGGGTCACGCTGACCGTGGCCAATCGCGAAGGGATGCTGCGCCGGGGGATGCGGGCCAGTGTGGATATCCGTCTTCCCCCGCGCCGCGATGTGCTGCTGATCCCCAATGCGGCGTTTCATTTCGAACCCGCGACGAAACGTGCGCCGTCTGAGCGGAACGACGGGCGCGAAACGATTTACGTGTTAAATGACGAGGGAGGGATCGTGCCGGTGGCCGTATCGGCGGGCTCGACCGATGGAACGCGGACCGAAGTTCATTCCGATGGGCTGAAAGCGGGCGATCCGGTTGTCGTCGGGTGGCGCGGTTCTTCTGCGGGCGATCGCGATCCCGCGGAATGA
- a CDS encoding TolC family protein has protein sequence MAFIRPGWRTALGAFALACGSGVPLHAQDGDPALRLRPQAAEQQASTQGDPWLSHWWTAFDDPLLTRLVETGVAADPELALPTEQAARGGSGRKLGGRKRSGRADEAERHAALYERAQKQAEKAERIARAYFKVRATQQHMAVARESLESQQENIKVASLRFRAGLAPAYDANFARTQSATTAAALGEVEAEFQRDIARLAELTRIDAQPLREAFGTHVPTLAAPPLPPEDQSGIVALRRADLLALEQRLSARLMRDGVAQADIDAAMAGQVAAPSDDVAEALASYEDRLSGARADVAVALETANAAQKRVATLERAVESARVALGDTRMAYNSGLDRFVSVYVAENALFEVRQAIVAAQRTHMEALIRYFTALGGGWRIEQPRSGTPAPARNETGARDE, from the coding sequence GTGGCTTTTATTCGACCGGGCTGGCGTACGGCCTTGGGTGCTTTCGCATTGGCATGCGGCAGCGGTGTGCCGCTTCATGCGCAGGATGGCGATCCGGCCTTGCGGTTGCGGCCGCAGGCAGCCGAACAGCAGGCCAGCACGCAGGGCGATCCATGGCTGAGCCATTGGTGGACCGCATTCGACGATCCGCTGCTGACGCGGCTGGTCGAAACCGGGGTTGCCGCCGATCCGGAATTGGCCCTGCCGACCGAGCAGGCGGCGCGGGGCGGCAGTGGGCGTAAGCTGGGCGGGCGCAAGCGTTCGGGCCGGGCTGACGAGGCGGAACGTCATGCCGCGCTTTACGAACGCGCGCAGAAACAGGCCGAAAAGGCCGAACGTATTGCCCGCGCTTATTTCAAAGTGCGCGCGACCCAGCAGCATATGGCCGTGGCGCGGGAAAGCCTGGAAAGCCAGCAGGAGAATATCAAAGTCGCCAGCCTGCGGTTCCGCGCCGGGCTGGCACCGGCTTACGATGCCAATTTCGCCCGCACGCAAAGCGCGACCACAGCGGCCGCGTTGGGTGAAGTGGAAGCGGAATTCCAGCGTGATATCGCCCGTCTGGCCGAATTGACCCGGATCGATGCGCAACCGCTGCGCGAAGCATTCGGAACGCACGTTCCCACGCTGGCCGCGCCGCCTCTGCCGCCGGAGGATCAGAGCGGGATCGTCGCCCTGCGCCGGGCGGATCTGCTCGCGCTCGAACAGCGGCTGTCGGCGCGGCTGATGCGCGACGGGGTGGCCCAGGCGGATATCGACGCGGCCATGGCGGGGCAGGTCGCCGCGCCATCCGATGATGTGGCCGAGGCGCTCGCCTCTTACGAAGACCGGCTCAGCGGCGCACGGGCCGATGTCGCCGTGGCACTGGAAACGGCCAACGCTGCGCAAAAGCGGGTCGCCACTCTGGAACGTGCGGTCGAAAGCGCACGCGTGGCGTTGGGCGATACCCGGATGGCCTACAACAGCGGGCTGGACCGGTTCGTATCGGTTTATGTCGCGGAAAACGCACTATTCGAAGTGCGCCAGGCGATCGTTGCCGCGCAACGCACCCATATGGAAGCCTTGATCCGCTATTTCACCGCACTGGGCGGCGGCTGGCGGATCGAACAGCCCCGCTCCGGCACGCCCGCCCCGGCCAGGAATGAAACCGGCGCGCGGGATGAGTAA
- a CDS encoding limonene-1,2-epoxide hydrolase family protein: MSKAEDVVNAMIDACNRKDIEAALACFHEDVVYHNIPMEPVTGREGVRKTLGPFLDMAQQVDWITHKSVSNGVDLVMNERNDRLLMPHGWCDLPVMGVFEVRDGKIAAWRDYFDSAAVQALLGGGS; the protein is encoded by the coding sequence ATGAGCAAAGCGGAAGACGTGGTCAACGCCATGATCGATGCCTGCAACCGCAAGGATATCGAAGCCGCACTGGCCTGTTTCCACGAGGATGTGGTCTATCACAACATTCCGATGGAGCCGGTGACCGGACGGGAAGGCGTCCGCAAGACCTTGGGGCCGTTTCTGGACATGGCCCAGCAAGTGGACTGGATCACGCACAAATCGGTTTCAAATGGGGTCGATCTGGTCATGAACGAACGCAACGATCGTCTGCTCATGCCCCATGGCTGGTGCGATTTGCCGGTGATGGGCGTGTTTGAAGTGCGCGACGGGAAGATCGCCGCCTGGCGCGACTATTTCGATTCCGCGGCGGTGCAGGCTTTGCTCGGCGGCGGCAGCTAA
- the alkB gene encoding DNA oxidative demethylase AlkB codes for MPPDPHGGDLFAGERWVEPLGPGAALLGGFALDRADALIAQIHALSAVSPFRHMETRSGRMSAALTNCGAMGWVSDRSGYRYTPHDPLTGAPWPALPPLFARLAAEAAAALDFADFRPAACLVNRYAPGARLGLHQDRDEGDRIAPIVSVSLGLPATFLWGGLERGARVRRIPVRHGDVVVWGGPSRMVFHGVAPLRHGHHPATGGFRYNLTFRKPG; via the coding sequence ATGCCGCCTGATCCGCATGGCGGTGATCTGTTCGCGGGGGAGCGGTGGGTGGAACCGCTCGGCCCCGGCGCGGCGCTGCTGGGCGGGTTCGCGCTGGACCGGGCGGATGCGCTGATCGCGCAAATCCATGCTCTGTCCGCCGTCTCCCCCTTCCGTCATATGGAAACGCGCAGCGGGCGCATGTCGGCGGCGCTGACCAATTGCGGTGCGATGGGATGGGTCAGCGATCGCTCCGGTTATCGCTATACCCCGCACGATCCGTTGACCGGCGCGCCTTGGCCCGCGTTGCCCCCGTTGTTCGCACGGCTGGCGGCGGAAGCGGCAGCAGCTTTGGACTTCGCCGATTTCCGTCCCGCCGCCTGCCTCGTCAACCGTTATGCGCCCGGGGCTCGGCTCGGCCTGCATCAGGACCGGGACGAGGGCGACAGGATCGCCCCTATCGTCTCGGTCTCGCTGGGTCTGCCCGCAACGTTCCTGTGGGGTGGGTTGGAACGCGGGGCGCGGGTCCGGCGCATTCCGGTGCGGCATGGCGATGTGGTGGTCTGGGGCGGGCCATCGCGCATGGTGTTCCACGGGGTGGCCCCGCTCAGGCACGGGCATCACCCCGCGACGGGTGGGTTTCGCTACAATCTCACTTTCCGCAAGCCCGGCTGA